The Hordeum vulgare subsp. vulgare unplaced genomic scaffold, MorexV3_pseudomolecules_assembly, whole genome shotgun sequence genome includes a region encoding these proteins:
- the LOC123419041 gene encoding beta-galactosidase 1-like, which produces MERVSWQPLALLLLAAAAAVASGTEVGYDGRSMVIDGERRLLISGSIHYPRSTPEMWPDLIRKAKEGGLDAIETYVFWNGHEPRRRQYNFEGSYDIVRFFKEVQDAGMYAILRIGPYICGEWNYGGLPAWLRDISGMQFRMHNHPFEQEMETFTTLIVDKLKEAKMFAGQGGPIILSQIENEYGNVMDKLNNDESASEYIHWCAAMANKQNVGVPWIMCQQDQDVPPNVINTCNGFYCHDWFPKRTDIPKIWTENWTGWFKAWDKPDFHRSAEDIAFSVAMFFQTRGSLQNYYMYHGGTNFGRTSGGPYITTSYDYDAPLDEYGNIRQPKYGHLKDLHNVLKSMEKILLHGDYKDTTMGNTNVTVTKYTLDNSSACFISNKFDDKEVNVTLDNGATHAVPAWSVSILPDCKTVAYNSAKIKTQTSVMVKRPGVETVTDGLAWSWMPENLQPFMTDEKGNFRKNELLEQIATSGDQSDYLWYRTSFEHKGESNYKLHVNTTGHELYAFVNGKLVGRHYSPNGGFVFQMETPVKLHSGKNYISLLSATIGLKNYGALFEMMPAGIVGGPVKLVDTVTNTTAYDLSNSSWSYKAGLAGEYRETHLDKANDRSQWSGGLNGTIPVHRPFTWYKATFEAPAGEEPVVADLLGLGKGVVWVNGNNLGRYWPSYVAADMDGCQRCDYRGTFKAEGDGQKCLTGCNEPSQRFYHVPRSFIKAGEPNTMVLFEEAGGDPTRVSFHTVAVGAACAEAAEVGDEVALACSHGRTISSVDVASLGVARGKCGAYQGGCESKAALATFTAACVGKESCTVRHTEDFRAGSGCDSGVLTVQATC; this is translated from the exons ATGGAGCGCGTGTCGTGGCAACCActtgcgctcctcctcctcgcggcgGCCGCGGCCGTCGCCAGCGGCACTGAGGTCGGGTACGACGGCCGGTCGATGGTCATCGATGGCGAGCGCCGCCTCCTCATCTCCGGCTCCATCCACTACCCCAGGAGCACGCCAGAG ATGTGGCCGGATCTGATCAGGAAGGCCAAGGAGGGCGGGCTGGACGCCATCGAAACGTACGTCTTCTGGAACGGCCACGAGCCTCGCCGCCGGCAGTACAACTTCGAGGGGAGCTATGACATCGTGCGCTTCTTCAAGGAGGTCCAGGACGCCGGCATGTACGCCATCCTCCGCATCGGCCCCTACATCTGCGGCGAGTGGAACTACGGCGGCCTGCCGGCATGGCTGCGCGACATCTCCGGCATGCAGTTCCGGATGCACAACCACCCCTTCGAG CAAGAGATGGAGACCTTCACGACCCTCATCGTCGACAAGCTCAAGGAGGCCAAGATGTTCGCCGGACAGGGAGGCCCCATCATCCTCTCTCAG atcgagAACGAGTACGGGAACGTCATGGACAAGCTCAACAACGACGAGTCGGCGTCTGAGTACATCCACTGGTGCGCCGCCATGGCCAACAAGCAGAACGTAGGCGTGCCGTGGATCATGTGCCAGCAGGACCAAGACGTCCCACCCAACGTG ATCAACACCTGCAACGGCTTCTACTGCCACGACTGGTTCCCCAAGAGGACCGACATCCCCAAGATCTGGACTGAGAACTGGACTGGCTG GTTCAAAGCCTGGGACAAGCCTGATTTCCACCGCTCCGCCGAGGACATCGCCTTCTCCGTCGCCATGTTCTTCCAGACGCGCGGATCGCTCCAGAACTACTACATG TACCATGGTGGCACCAACTTTGGCCGCACGTCAGGTGGCCCATACATCACAACCAGCTATGACTACGATGCCCCTCTCGATGAGTACG GTAACATCAGGCAGCCAAAATACGGGCACCTCAAGGACCTCCACAATGTCCTCAAGTCCATGGAGAAGATCCTACTCCATGGGGACTACAAGGACACCACCATGGGCAACACCAATGTCACG GTGACCAAGTACACGCTGGACAActcctccgcctgcttcatcagcAACAAGTTCGACGACAAGGAGGTTAACGTGACCCTCGACAACGGAGCCACCCACGCCGTGCCCGCATGGTCCGTGAGCATCCTGCCGGATTGCAAGACCGTCGCGTACAACAGCGCCAAGATCAAGACACAAACGTCGGTGATGGTGAAGAGGCCGGGAGTGGAAACCGTGACGGATGGCCTTGCTTGGTCGTGGATGCCCGAGAACCTCCAGCCTTTCATGACGGACGAGAAGGGTAACTTCAGGAAGAACGAGCTGCTCGAGCAGATCGCGACGTCGGGCGACCAGAGCGACTACCTATGGTACAGGACAAG CTTCGAGCACAAGGGGGAATCGAACTACAAGTTGCACGTGAACACAACTGGACATGAGCTATACGCTTTCGTCAATGGCAAGCTTGTTG GGAGGCACTACTCTCCTAATGGCGGATTCGTCTTCCAAATGGAGACGCCCGTGAAGCTCCACTCTGGCAAGAACTACATCTCCCTCCTCAGCGCCACCATCGGGCTCAAGAACTATGGTGCTCTGTTCGAGATGATGCCCGCCGGCATCGTGGGAGGGCCGGTGAAGCTCGTCGACACCGTCACCAACACCACCGCCTACGACCTCTCCAACAGCTCCTGGTCCTACAAGGCCGGCCTCGCCGGCGAGTATAGGGAGACCCACCTCGACAAGGCCAATGACCGCAGCCAATGGAGCGGCGGCCTCAACGGCACCATCCCGGTGCACCGCCCCTTCACCTGGTACAAGGCGACcttcgaggcccccgccggcgaggaGCCCGTGGTCGCGGACCTGCTGGGTCTCGGCAAGGGCGTGGTGTGGGTCAACGGCAACAACCTCGGCCGCTACTGGCCGTCATACGTTGCCGCGGACATGGACGGCTGTCAGCGGTGCGACTACCGCGGCACATTCAAGGCGGAGGGCGACGGGCAGAAGTGCCTGACCGGCTGCAACGAGCCGTCCCAGAGGTTCTACCATGTGCCACGGTCGTTCATCAAGGCCGGCGAGCCCAACACGATGGTGCTGTTTGAGGAGGCCGGCGGCGATCCGACGAGGGTGAGCTTCCACACGGTGGCCGTGGGTGCGGCGTGCGCCGAGGCCGCTGAggtcggcgacgaggtggctcTGGCATGCAGCCATGGCAGGACCATCTCCAGCGTGGACGTGGCCAGCCTCGGCGTGGCGCGCGGCAAGTGCGGTGCGTACCAGGGCGGCTGTGAGTCCAAGGCGGCGCTGGCAACGTTCACGGCGGCGTGCGTCGGCAAGGAGTCGTGCACGGTGCGGCACACGGAGGATTTCCGCGCCGGGTCAGGGTGTGACTCCGGCGTGCTCACCGTTCAAGCAACCTGTTGA